The Lycium ferocissimum isolate CSIRO_LF1 chromosome 10, AGI_CSIRO_Lferr_CH_V1, whole genome shotgun sequence genome window below encodes:
- the LOC132034453 gene encoding transcription factor bHLH148-like yields MEPMVVEMSSTVISNPVTSSNRVISRRKKNKKSLRNQTQNINNNNNNNNNSDNTPSSTTTEWKTQAQQQVYSSKLLKALREVRISPPAPTAPKGGRAVREVADRVLAVTAKGRSRWSRAILTNRLKLKFMKKHAKRQKVAASCTTSRITRKPRVGILKLKTKNLPAFQKKARVLGRLVPGCRKQPLPVILDEATDYIAALEMQIRAMSALADLLSGASTSSTTTASQPPPS; encoded by the coding sequence ATGGAACCAATGGTTGTAGAGATGTCATCAACGGTGATCTCGAATCCTGTAACGTCATCTAACAGAGTAATAtcaaggagaaaaaagaataagaaaagttTGAGAAATCAAACtcagaacatcaacaacaacaacaacaataacaataacagtGATAATACTCCAAGCAGTACTACTACTGAATGGAAAACACAAGCCCAACAACAAGTTTACTCATCAAAGCTACTCAAAGCACTCCGTGAAGTTCGAATCAGTCCACCAGCACCAACAGCTCCAAAAGGGGGTCGAGCCGTACGAGAAGTGGCTGACCGAGTCCTTGCTGTTACAGCTAAAGGACGATCCAGGTGGAGCCGAGCTATACTTACAAACAGGCTCAAGCTCAAGTTCATGAAGAAACACGCCAAGCGCCAGAAAGTGGCTGCTTCGTGTACTACAAGCCGGATAACTAGAAAGCCCAGAGTTGGGATATTGAAGCTGAAAACTAAGAATTTACCGGCTTTTCAGAAAAAGGCGAGAGTTTTAGGAAGGCTTGTTCCTGGTTGTAGGAAACAACCATTGCCTGTGATTCTTGATGAAGCAACTGATTATATTGCGGCTCTTGAGATGCAAATTAGAGCTATGAGTGCTTTAGCTGATCTCCTTTCTGGTGCTTCAACCTCTAGTACTACCACTGCGAGCCAACCTCCACCTAGTTGA